The genomic window CATCAGGGGCATGGCAAAGCCCATGTTGCCTTTGGTGCTCCCTACCCCGGTAACATTATACCCGTGGCACTCGATGCCATGGGCGGCAGCCTGATCTGCCAGAAGGACGCCTTTTTGTGTGCGGCGCGTGGTGTTTCCATCGGTCTCCATCTGCAAAAGCGCATCCTCACCGGCCTGTTCGGCGGCGAAGGGTTCATCATGCAGAAGCTCGAAGGGGACGGCATGGCCTTTCTCCATGCTGGCGGCAGCATTGTCGAGCGCGAACTCAAACCCGGAGAAGAGCTGCATGTCGACACCGGCTGTGTGGTGGCCTATGAGCCCAAGGTCAGTTTTGATATTCAACAGGCTGGCGGCATCAAGACATCTTTGTTCGGTGGCGAGGGGCTATTTTTTGCCAAACTGCAAGGGCCGGGAAAAATTTGGCTGCAATCGCTGCCGTTCTCACGTCTAGCAGGCCGCATGTTGCAGGCGGCACCGCAACGAGGTGGCAGTCAGGGGGAAGGGTCAATTCTTGGGTCGATTGGAAATCTGCTTGATGGGGATAATGGCTAGGGAAGTGCACCGCTGTTGTTTTTTAATCACATTGTGCTGCTGATTGCTTTGGCAAAGGATATCGGTGCGTGGTGCGCGCGTGACGTTCGGCGCTGCTGAACGGGAGAGCTGGGCTGCTAAATATCACACGACTGCAGGGCGGGCACCGTCCCGCCCGTTTGATCGATGCCACGGGAAAAATAGAGCGCGACATAATGTTGTTATCAACGTTTTACGCCAGTGCTGATGAGTTGCTTGATTCGTCGACCTAAAGGGCGGCGAGCCGAGTCCGTTGCGGATCTCGAACACAGACTCCGTGTCGGTTGATCTAGGTTCAGGAGAAGTTCAGCCGGTTTTTTGAAGCGCGTCGCGAAAAATAAGCGCGAAAAATTGCGATAAATCGCCGTCAGATTCCTTTTGACACAATCAAAGCATATTTGACAAATCAAAATAATCCTGCCTGCTGGCCGCGAATCTCCGTTCCAAATCCTCCCCATGATCCATAGATCAATTCAACGCAATCACTTGGTTGATCTGCTCCACCGACAGTGTATTGATAATCGACTTCAACAACAGGAAGATCTGCGAATAATTCCCTGATCTCTGGATGGCCATTAATGCTGATGATCATCTTACCTTTGATCGTGCGAGCAAGATCCAGGAGCCGCTCATAATGCTTCCAATCGAATTCAACGCCATAGCCTTCGACTTGCCAATATGGTGGGTCACAATAAAAAAGCGTGTGTTGACGATCATATTTGGCGACAACTTGGTCCCACGGCAAGTGCTCAATCGTTGTTTGTGACAAACGGAAATGCGCATCGGCGAGGTCATCCTCTATCGTCATATAGTTGAATCGTGGCCGCGATGTTGTTGAGGTGCCGAATGTTTGCCCATCAACCTTTCCTCCGAAAGCCAGCTTCTGCAAATACAAAAAAACGGGCCGCACGTTGGACATCGGTTAAGGTGTCGATGGGTGTCCGTTTCAAGCGATCCCAATTCTCCCGGCTGGTCAACACCCACTTAAATTGTTTATACAGCTCCTCGACGTGTAGCTGGACGATCCGATAAAGATTAACCAGGTCGCCATTAATATCGTTGATTATTTCCACCTGGCTTGGCTGTTTCATAAAGAAGAGTGCCGCCGCGCCACAGAATGGCTCGACATAACACTGATGGTCGGGGAACAAGGGAAAAATTCGTCAGCAAGTTACGCTTACCACGATCAAAGAATGATTGGCTTGTCAGTGAGTAGCCCCTATCAATCTGTTTGATGGATATTTTTCCTGCCGGTACATGCGGGAAGCCTGGCCTGC from Desulfuromonas acetoxidans DSM 684 includes these protein-coding regions:
- a CDS encoding TIGR00266 family protein — translated: MAHWYLSYNGEQHGPFDEAEAQQKARHNPNGFAWKEGFSTWLPITQIAELAAAPTTVAPPPSPLTSSAHRRADEIDFTIHGTEMQFVEIELDPGESAVAEAGAMMYKASTISMETVFGDGGPQTGGFMGKLLGAGKRLVTGESLFTTVFTHQGHGKAHVAFGAPYPGNIIPVALDAMGGSLICQKDAFLCAARGVSIGLHLQKRILTGLFGGEGFIMQKLEGDGMAFLHAGGSIVERELKPGEELHVDTGCVVAYEPKVSFDIQQAGGIKTSLFGGEGLFFAKLQGPGKIWLQSLPFSRLAGRMLQAAPQRGGSQGEGSILGSIGNLLDGDNG